The following coding sequences are from one Nicotiana tomentosiformis chromosome 3, ASM39032v3, whole genome shotgun sequence window:
- the LOC104103046 gene encoding very-long-chain aldehyde decarbonylase CER3-like isoform X1, which produces MEKQNEGSDCLLRKKDAALFAWPWENLGNYKYLLYGPFLAKVIYSMYWKENMEEDIWCLHILILCALRGLVHQLWSTYSNMLYLVRTRRVSQEGIGFEQIDNEWHWDNFLILQAIVGSFAYLNFPSLANLPVWDVRGFISCLILHIGISEPLYYWIHRILHSPHLFPLYHWHHHESKITHPFTAGNATFLEHLLLCVVVGIPTLGTAFIGYGSISVMYSYILAFDFLRCLGHSNVEIFPHSFYQHVPLLRYIIYCPTYHSLHHQDMKTNFCLFMPLYDLLGNTLNTASWNLQKEISSRTSTDERAPDFVFLVHIVDIMASMHTPFLFRSFSSVPFSTRLFLLPIWPFAFLIVLSMWLKSKVLLISSYNIRGRLNQSWVVPRAGFQYFLPFAAEGINNLIEEAILRADRLGVKVISLAALNKNEALNGGGTLFVNKHPNLKVRVVHGNTLTAAVILNEIPRDVNEVFLTGATSKLGRAIALYLARRRVRVLMLTQSTERFMKIQREAPADCQKFLVQVSKYQGAKQCKTWILGKWATPREQSWAPSGTHFYQFVVPPVIPFRRDSTYGKLAAMRLPKDVTGLGTCEYTMGRGVVHACHAGGLVHHLEGWTHHEVGAIDVDQIDVVWEAALKHGLKPLYNSR; this is translated from the exons ATGGAGAAACAGAATGAGGGAAGTGATTGTTTGTTGAGAAAAAAAGATGCAGCTTTATTTGCTTGGCCATGGGAGAACTTGGGCAATTATAAG TATTTGTTATATGGACCATTTCTTGCAAAGGTCATTTATTCTATGTATTGGAAAGAGAACATGGAGGAGGATATTTGGTGTTTGCATATTCTTATCTTGTGTGCTTTGAGAGGCCTTGTTCATCAGCTTTGGAGTACTTATAGCAATATGTTATATCTAGTTCGAACACGGCGAGTGTCTCAAGAAGGTATAGGATTTGAGCAAATTGATAATGAATGGCATTG GGACAATTTCCTTATCCTTCAAGCGATTGTGGGATCGTTCGCCTACTTGAACTTCCCTTCACTGGCCAATCTTCCAGTATGGGATGTAAGAGGCTTTATTTCTTGTCTCATACTCCATATTGGGATCTCAGAGCCACTGTACTATTGGATACACAGAATATTGCACTCGCCCCATCTGTTTCCGCTATACCACTGGCATCATCATGAATCTAAAATTACACACCCCTTTACTG CTGGGAATGCAACATTCCTGGAGCATCTTTTGCTTTGTGTGGTTGTAGGAATTCCAACACTGGGCACTGCATTTATTGGTTACGGATCAATAAGTGTTATGTACAGTtatattttggcatttgatttctTAAGATGTTTGGGACACAGCAACGTCGAAATCTTTCCTCATAGTTTCTACCAACATGTTCCTCTGCTTAGATATATTATTTACTGCCCAAC ATACCACAGTCTACACCATCAGGATATGAAGACTAATTTCTGCCTTTTCATGCCTCTCTATGATTTGTTGGGAAATACTTTAAATACCGCTTCTTGGAACCTTCAGAAAGAAATAAGTTCAAGGACAA GTACAGATGAAAGAGCACCAGATTTTGTGTTTCTAGTACATATTGTTGATATTATGGCATCAATGCATACCCCGTTTTTGTTCCGGTCATTCAGCTCAGTGCCTTTCTCTACAAGGCTCTTCTTGTTACCGATATGGCCTTTTGCCTTTTTGATCGTGCTTAGTATGTGGCTGAAGTCCAAGGTTCTTTTGATCAGCTCTTACAACATACGAGGGAGACTGAACCAAAGTTGGGTTGTGCCCAGGGCTGGTTTTCAG TATTTCTTGCCCTTTGCTGCAGAAGGCATAAATAATCTCATTGAAGAAGCTATTCTTAGGGCTGATAGACTCGGCGTCAAGGTCATCAGCCTTGCTGCTTTAAACAAG AATGAAGCTCTAAATGGCGGTGGAACACTCTTTGTCAACAAGCATCCAAATCTCAAAGTCCGAGTAGTCCATGGAAACACCTTAACAGCTGCTGTGATCTTAAATGAGATTCCTCGAGATGTGAATGAGGTCTTCTTAACAGGTGCTACTTCTAAGCTTGGCAGAGCCATTGCACTCTATCTTGCTCGTCGAAGAGTCAGGGTTCTG ATGCTAACTCAGTCCACTGAGAGGTTTATGAAAATACAAAGAGAAGCTCCTGCTGATTGCCAGAAGTTTTTGGTTCAAGTGTCAAAGTACCAAGGGGCTAAACAGTGTAAG ACGTGGATACTCGGCAAATGGGCTACTCCTCGAGAGCAGAGCTGGGCTCCATCTGGAACTCATTTTTATCAGTTTGTGGTTCCTCCTGTCATTCCCTTTCGCAGAGACTCTACCTATGGCAAATTAGCAGCAATGAGACTTCCAAAAGATGTCACTGGCTTAGGAACTTgtgag TATACAATGGGAAGAGGCGTAGTTCATGCTTGTCACGCGGGTGGGCTAGTGCATCATCTTGAAGGTTGGACACACCACGAGGTTGGAGCCATCGACGTTGATCAGATTGATGTTGTGTGGGAGGCTGCATTGAAGCATGGTTTGAAACCCTTGTATAATTCAAGATAG
- the LOC104103046 gene encoding very-long-chain aldehyde decarbonylase CER3-like isoform X2 produces MEKQNEGSDCLLRKKDAALFAWPWENLGNYKYLLYGPFLAKVIYSMYWKENMEEDIWCLHILILCALRGLVHQLWSTYSNMLYLVRTRRVSQEGIGFEQIDNEWHWDNFLILQAIVGSFAYLNFPSLANLPVWDVRGFISCLILHIGISEPLYYWIHRILHSPHLFPLYHWHHHESKITHPFTAGNATFLEHLLLCVVVGIPTLGTAFIGYGSISVMYSYILAFDFLRCLGHSNVEIFPHSFYQHVPLLRYIIYCPTYHSLHHQDMKTNFCLFMPLYDLLGNTLNTASWNLQKEISSRTNERAPDFVFLVHIVDIMASMHTPFLFRSFSSVPFSTRLFLLPIWPFAFLIVLSMWLKSKVLLISSYNIRGRLNQSWVVPRAGFQYFLPFAAEGINNLIEEAILRADRLGVKVISLAALNKNEALNGGGTLFVNKHPNLKVRVVHGNTLTAAVILNEIPRDVNEVFLTGATSKLGRAIALYLARRRVRVLMLTQSTERFMKIQREAPADCQKFLVQVSKYQGAKQCKTWILGKWATPREQSWAPSGTHFYQFVVPPVIPFRRDSTYGKLAAMRLPKDVTGLGTCEYTMGRGVVHACHAGGLVHHLEGWTHHEVGAIDVDQIDVVWEAALKHGLKPLYNSR; encoded by the exons ATGGAGAAACAGAATGAGGGAAGTGATTGTTTGTTGAGAAAAAAAGATGCAGCTTTATTTGCTTGGCCATGGGAGAACTTGGGCAATTATAAG TATTTGTTATATGGACCATTTCTTGCAAAGGTCATTTATTCTATGTATTGGAAAGAGAACATGGAGGAGGATATTTGGTGTTTGCATATTCTTATCTTGTGTGCTTTGAGAGGCCTTGTTCATCAGCTTTGGAGTACTTATAGCAATATGTTATATCTAGTTCGAACACGGCGAGTGTCTCAAGAAGGTATAGGATTTGAGCAAATTGATAATGAATGGCATTG GGACAATTTCCTTATCCTTCAAGCGATTGTGGGATCGTTCGCCTACTTGAACTTCCCTTCACTGGCCAATCTTCCAGTATGGGATGTAAGAGGCTTTATTTCTTGTCTCATACTCCATATTGGGATCTCAGAGCCACTGTACTATTGGATACACAGAATATTGCACTCGCCCCATCTGTTTCCGCTATACCACTGGCATCATCATGAATCTAAAATTACACACCCCTTTACTG CTGGGAATGCAACATTCCTGGAGCATCTTTTGCTTTGTGTGGTTGTAGGAATTCCAACACTGGGCACTGCATTTATTGGTTACGGATCAATAAGTGTTATGTACAGTtatattttggcatttgatttctTAAGATGTTTGGGACACAGCAACGTCGAAATCTTTCCTCATAGTTTCTACCAACATGTTCCTCTGCTTAGATATATTATTTACTGCCCAAC ATACCACAGTCTACACCATCAGGATATGAAGACTAATTTCTGCCTTTTCATGCCTCTCTATGATTTGTTGGGAAATACTTTAAATACCGCTTCTTGGAACCTTCAGAAAGAAATAAGTTCAAGGACAA ATGAAAGAGCACCAGATTTTGTGTTTCTAGTACATATTGTTGATATTATGGCATCAATGCATACCCCGTTTTTGTTCCGGTCATTCAGCTCAGTGCCTTTCTCTACAAGGCTCTTCTTGTTACCGATATGGCCTTTTGCCTTTTTGATCGTGCTTAGTATGTGGCTGAAGTCCAAGGTTCTTTTGATCAGCTCTTACAACATACGAGGGAGACTGAACCAAAGTTGGGTTGTGCCCAGGGCTGGTTTTCAG TATTTCTTGCCCTTTGCTGCAGAAGGCATAAATAATCTCATTGAAGAAGCTATTCTTAGGGCTGATAGACTCGGCGTCAAGGTCATCAGCCTTGCTGCTTTAAACAAG AATGAAGCTCTAAATGGCGGTGGAACACTCTTTGTCAACAAGCATCCAAATCTCAAAGTCCGAGTAGTCCATGGAAACACCTTAACAGCTGCTGTGATCTTAAATGAGATTCCTCGAGATGTGAATGAGGTCTTCTTAACAGGTGCTACTTCTAAGCTTGGCAGAGCCATTGCACTCTATCTTGCTCGTCGAAGAGTCAGGGTTCTG ATGCTAACTCAGTCCACTGAGAGGTTTATGAAAATACAAAGAGAAGCTCCTGCTGATTGCCAGAAGTTTTTGGTTCAAGTGTCAAAGTACCAAGGGGCTAAACAGTGTAAG ACGTGGATACTCGGCAAATGGGCTACTCCTCGAGAGCAGAGCTGGGCTCCATCTGGAACTCATTTTTATCAGTTTGTGGTTCCTCCTGTCATTCCCTTTCGCAGAGACTCTACCTATGGCAAATTAGCAGCAATGAGACTTCCAAAAGATGTCACTGGCTTAGGAACTTgtgag TATACAATGGGAAGAGGCGTAGTTCATGCTTGTCACGCGGGTGGGCTAGTGCATCATCTTGAAGGTTGGACACACCACGAGGTTGGAGCCATCGACGTTGATCAGATTGATGTTGTGTGGGAGGCTGCATTGAAGCATGGTTTGAAACCCTTGTATAATTCAAGATAG
- the LOC104103047 gene encoding ABC transporter I family member 17, producing the protein MEIIPGSREPLLINESGFGESAEIKIQVRGLTKVSDKGISILNNVNVDIPKGIIMGVIGPSGSGKSSLLRSLNRLWEPPSNTVFLDSQDICDLDVLTLRRKIGMLFQLPVLFEGTVADNVRYGPQLKGKKLSDNEVYKLLNLADLDSSFFSKSGGELSVGQAQRVALARTLANEPEVLLLDEPTSALDPISTQNIEDVLVKLKREQNLTVVMVSHSIKQIKRIADIVCLLVNGEIVEILKPDQLSEAKHPMAQRFLELGA; encoded by the exons ATGGAGATTATACCAG GATCAAGAGAGCCACTTCTAATAAATGAGAGTGGATTTGGGGAAAGTGCAGAAATCAAGATTCAGGTAAGGGGTCTTACAAAGGTGTCGGATAAGGGTATTTCTATACTGAACAATGTAAACGTTGACATACCCAAAGGTATAATTATGGGTGTCATAGGCCCCAGTGGTAGTGGAAAATCATCCTTATTGCGATCGCTTAATCGGTTGTGGGAACCTCCTTCCAACACTGTGTTTTTGGACAGTCAAGATATATGTGATTTGGATGTGCTCACTCTCCGCCGTAAGATTGGCATGTTGTTTCAGCTTCCTGTTCTCTTTGAAG GCACTGTCGCAGATAATGTAAGATATGGGCCACAATTAAAAGGAAAGAAACTAAGTGATAATGAGGTATACAAGTTGCTGAATCTAGCTGATCTGGATTCATCATTCTTCAGCAAGTCAGGTGGGGAACTCTCTGTTGGTCAAGCACAGAGAGTTGCACTTGCTAGGACCTTGGCTAATGAACCAGAG GTTCTCCTGCTGGATGAGCCAACAAGTGCACTGGATCCAATATCAACACAGAATATTGAGGATGTTCTTGTAAAGCTGAAGAGGGAGCAGAATTTGACCGTTGTGATGGTTTCACATAGCATCAAACAAATAAAGAGAATAGCAGACATAGTATGTCTGCTCGTCAATGGGGAGATTGTGGAAATTTTAAAGCCTGATCAACTCTCTGAAGCTAAACATCCCATGGCACAAAGATTTCTTGAACTCGGCGCCTAA